In Deltaproteobacteria bacterium, one genomic interval encodes:
- a CDS encoding cation ABC transporter substrate-binding protein, with amino-acid sequence MPHAPLCRAIFSAWASAILCFAVVAPVQAQPLTIVTSIVPQEYFVERIAGPDVRIMAMVQPGASPASYEPTPEQMAALSKASVFFTIGVPFEKGWVPRMRTANPDLLFVDMGQGLERRPITGHRQDHGPGHVHEGEILDPHVWLSPPLVRIMAQTIRDVLQELNPGQAHVYAANYQDFVREIDRLDLKIIDIFGHVPEQRRRFMVFHPSWGYFAHAYGLEQMAIERHGKEPGPRDMAEILSEAKKRGIEVIFVQPEFSTRNAETLARDIGANVVTVNPLTRDWSKNLLQAARAFAGLDR; translated from the coding sequence ATGCCCCATGCCCCTTTGTGTCGAGCCATTTTTTCCGCATGGGCGTCGGCCATCCTGTGTTTTGCCGTGGTGGCTCCGGTCCAGGCCCAGCCACTGACCATCGTCACCAGCATCGTCCCCCAGGAATACTTTGTCGAGCGGATCGCCGGGCCCGACGTCCGAATCATGGCCATGGTTCAACCAGGAGCCAGTCCGGCCTCCTACGAGCCCACTCCGGAACAGATGGCCGCCCTGTCCAAAGCCTCGGTCTTTTTTACCATCGGCGTCCCCTTCGAAAAAGGCTGGGTTCCGAGGATGCGGACCGCCAACCCGGATCTGCTCTTCGTTGACATGGGACAAGGCCTCGAACGACGACCCATCACCGGGCATAGACAGGATCACGGGCCTGGACACGTTCACGAAGGAGAAATTTTGGATCCTCATGTCTGGCTCTCTCCTCCGCTGGTCCGGATCATGGCCCAGACTATCCGGGATGTCCTGCAGGAACTGAATCCCGGCCAGGCCCATGTCTACGCCGCCAACTATCAAGATTTTGTTCGGGAAATCGACCGGCTGGATCTGAAGATCATCGACATTTTCGGCCATGTCCCTGAGCAACGCCGCCGATTCATGGTCTTTCACCCCTCATGGGGCTATTTCGCCCATGCCTACGGACTCGAACAGATGGCCATCGAGCGACACGGCAAGGAACCGGGCCCTAGAGATATGGCCGAAATCTTGTCCGAAGCCAAAAAACGGGGAATTGAGGTCATCTTTGTTCAACCGGAATTCTCCACTCGGAACGCCGAAACCCTGGCCAGGGACATTGGGGCCAATGTGGTTACGGTCAACCCCCTGACCCGTGACTGGTCGAAAAATCTGCTCCAGGCCGCCCGAGCCTTTGCCGGTCTCGATCGATGA
- a CDS encoding ABC transporter ATP-binding protein, whose product MISASPAPPVLVLNDVCFSYSRNAILEHVDLTLRQGDFLAVLGPNGGGKTTLVKLILGLIRPVTGRIEVFGLPPGKAACRVGYVPQKIHAGRGFPVTALDATLMGLIGAPSRKSRRKDKDLAMNALARVGMENQAGNRMDRLSGGQIQRVLVARALISDPDFLVFDEPTASIDPLGKHCIYEMLSDIAQGVTVMVVSHDLVMVSMASARITCVAAVNRRLIFNRGTIMGEDMLTLIYGEHGHACPMENAIQDMHAMFAGRAAPETRP is encoded by the coding sequence ATGATCTCCGCCTCACCCGCGCCTCCAGTCCTCGTTCTGAACGACGTTTGCTTTTCCTATAGCCGAAACGCTATTCTCGAGCATGTCGATCTGACCCTCCGCCAGGGTGATTTTCTGGCCGTGCTCGGACCCAACGGCGGCGGCAAGACCACCCTGGTCAAGCTGATTCTAGGATTGATCCGTCCGGTTACCGGACGGATCGAAGTCTTTGGCCTTCCTCCAGGCAAGGCGGCCTGCCGTGTGGGCTATGTTCCTCAAAAAATACACGCCGGACGCGGTTTTCCGGTCACGGCCCTGGACGCCACCCTCATGGGTCTGATTGGTGCGCCTTCCAGGAAATCTCGACGCAAGGACAAGGATTTGGCCATGAACGCCCTGGCCCGGGTGGGTATGGAAAACCAGGCCGGAAATCGAATGGACCGATTATCCGGGGGGCAGATCCAACGTGTCCTGGTGGCCCGGGCCTTGATCTCGGACCCCGATTTCCTTGTTTTCGACGAGCCCACCGCCAGCATCGACCCCCTTGGCAAGCACTGCATCTACGAGATGCTCTCCGACATCGCCCAAGGGGTGACCGTCATGGTCGTCAGCCATGATCTGGTCATGGTCTCCATGGCCTCGGCCCGCATCACCTGCGTGGCCGCCGTCAACCGCAGGCTCATCTTCAACCGGGGAACGATCATGGGAGAGGATATGCTCACCCTGATCTACGGAGAGCACGGCCACGCCTGCCCCATGGAAAACGCCATCCAGGACATGCACGCCATGTTCGCCGGCCGCGCCGCTCCGGAGACCCGGCCATGA
- a CDS encoding metal ABC transporter permease, producing MTEILSLTFMQNALLAGLLASVVCGTIGSLVVVNRQVFLAGGVAHSAYGGVGLAFFLGLPVLPTTIAFTLAVALIMGTVALRRGERTDTIIGVMWASGMALGVLLMDITPGYNVDLMSYLFGSILAVSRADLLVMAGLDAVVVVVVLLAYRHLLAFSFDRDFAQSRGLPVAGLHFLVLVLTALSVVMIIRIVGLILVIALLTIPSAMAEQRAHSLAGMMVRSCLWSAIFCTVGLVVSYGLNLTSGASIIAVASLSFFANFLRKTITRALPSTIEPHQEAET from the coding sequence ATGACCGAAATCCTGTCCCTGACCTTCATGCAGAATGCCCTGTTGGCTGGTCTGCTGGCCAGTGTCGTCTGCGGGACCATCGGCTCACTGGTCGTCGTCAACCGTCAGGTCTTTTTGGCCGGTGGTGTAGCCCACAGCGCATACGGCGGTGTCGGCTTGGCCTTTTTCCTCGGCCTGCCGGTTTTGCCGACGACCATTGCCTTCACCCTGGCCGTGGCCCTAATCATGGGAACCGTGGCCCTGCGCCGAGGTGAACGGACCGACACCATCATCGGGGTCATGTGGGCCTCGGGCATGGCTCTTGGCGTCCTGCTCATGGACATCACCCCCGGCTACAACGTGGACCTGATGAGCTACCTCTTCGGCAGCATCCTGGCCGTTTCCCGAGCCGATCTTTTGGTCATGGCCGGACTGGATGCCGTTGTGGTCGTCGTCGTCCTGCTCGCCTACCGCCATCTGCTGGCCTTCAGCTTCGACCGAGACTTCGCCCAGAGCCGGGGTCTGCCCGTGGCCGGGCTCCACTTTCTCGTTCTCGTGCTCACGGCCTTGTCCGTGGTCATGATCATCAGGATCGTGGGACTCATCCTGGTCATCGCCCTCCTGACCATCCCTTCGGCCATGGCCGAACAAAGGGCTCACTCGCTGGCGGGAATGATGGTCCGGTCCTGTCTCTGGAGCGCCATTTTCTGCACCGTTGGCCTTGTGGTCTCCTATGGTCTGAACCTTACCTCCGGAGCCTCCATCATTGCGGTGGCCTCCTTGAGCTTTTTCGCCAACTTTCTCCGCAAAACCATCACCAGGGCTCTGCCCTCCACTATCGAACCTCATCAGGAAGCAGAAACATGA
- a CDS encoding DHA2 family efflux MFS transporter permease subunit has translation MLGVNLMVFMATLDMSIVNVSLPTLVEQLNTDFAIIQWVVLSYILVVASLLLLVSRLGDIKGKKAIFTWGMVIFTAGSLLCGLAPNVSWLIAFRAVQGVGAAMSQALGIAIVTEIATPGTRGRAIGFIGATVSLGLALGPSIGGIMIGVLGWRSIFLINVPIGLFAFHFVHSNLPTLPPVREGQRFDPAGAVISALTLAAYSLGMTWGQKQGFDHGAALALLGVAALGLGLFIIVEQRVPEPMIDLGLFANRLFTLNLIMAVLAFISLAGVFIMPFFLQMAQGYSIQQVGLMMMVIPLAMGITAPVAGSLSDAFGSRGISVVGLLIMAGGCFAVSTLTMDTPWWGYVLRAVPLGLGVGIFQAPNNSAIMGAVPTERLGVASGLLNYSRVFGQSTGIPLVGAIFTTVVLSIADLPERTDFSLAPPEALAAGVTGAYRIQGIIILLAVLLAVYSWRLAKKQAARSPWKRPPG, from the coding sequence ATGCTCGGTGTCAACCTGATGGTCTTCATGGCCACTCTTGACATGAGCATCGTCAACGTCTCTCTACCGACTCTGGTGGAACAGCTGAACACGGATTTTGCCATCATCCAATGGGTTGTCCTCAGCTACATCCTGGTCGTCGCCTCTCTGCTCCTGCTCGTCTCCAGACTGGGCGACATCAAGGGTAAGAAGGCCATCTTCACTTGGGGGATGGTTATCTTCACCGCCGGGTCCCTGCTCTGTGGACTGGCCCCAAACGTCTCCTGGCTCATCGCCTTCCGGGCCGTCCAAGGCGTGGGCGCGGCCATGAGCCAGGCCCTGGGCATCGCCATAGTCACCGAAATCGCCACTCCCGGAACCCGTGGTCGAGCCATCGGGTTCATCGGAGCCACGGTTTCCCTGGGCCTGGCCCTGGGCCCCTCCATAGGCGGAATCATGATCGGTGTTCTGGGCTGGCGGTCCATCTTTCTGATCAACGTCCCCATCGGCCTCTTTGCCTTTCATTTTGTCCACAGCAATCTGCCGACCCTTCCTCCCGTGCGCGAAGGACAGCGTTTCGATCCTGCCGGGGCTGTCATTTCGGCCCTGACCCTGGCCGCCTACTCCCTGGGCATGACCTGGGGCCAGAAACAGGGGTTCGATCACGGTGCCGCCCTGGCCCTTCTGGGCGTCGCCGCCCTGGGTCTCGGCCTTTTCATCATCGTTGAGCAACGAGTCCCGGAACCAATGATCGATCTCGGGCTCTTCGCCAACAGGCTCTTCACCCTGAACCTGATCATGGCCGTTCTGGCGTTCATTTCCCTGGCCGGGGTCTTCATCATGCCCTTTTTCCTCCAGATGGCCCAAGGATACTCCATCCAGCAGGTCGGGCTGATGATGATGGTTATTCCCTTGGCCATGGGCATCACCGCCCCGGTGGCCGGTTCCCTTTCGGACGCCTTCGGCAGTCGGGGGATTTCCGTCGTCGGCCTCCTGATCATGGCCGGGGGCTGCTTTGCCGTCTCCACCCTGACGATGGACACCCCCTGGTGGGGATACGTCCTGCGGGCCGTTCCCCTCGGACTCGGGGTGGGCATCTTTCAGGCTCCCAACAACAGCGCCATCATGGGTGCCGTGCCCACCGAACGCCTCGGCGTGGCCTCGGGCCTGCTGAACTATTCACGGGTCTTCGGACAAAGCACCGGCATTCCCCTGGTGGGAGCCATCTTCACCACCGTGGTTCTCTCCATCGCCGACCTCCCCGAACGTACGGACTTCTCCCTGGCTCCGCCCGAAGCTCTGGCCGCCGGGGTGACCGGCGCCTATCGCATCCAGGGAATCATCATCCTTCTGGCCGTGCTCCTGGCCGTCTACTCCTGGCGGCTGGCCAAAAAACAGGCGGCTCGATCGCCTTGGAAACGTCCGCCCGGATAG
- a CDS encoding Lrp/AsnC family transcriptional regulator produces MVNAIVLINAEPKKINDLAQDLVKIDAITEVFSVGGRYDLAAIIRVKSNEELSDTVTGKLLSMDGIISTETLIAFRVYSQHDLERLFSIGME; encoded by the coding sequence ATGGTCAACGCCATTGTCCTCATCAACGCCGAACCAAAAAAAATCAACGACTTGGCCCAGGATCTGGTCAAGATCGACGCCATCACCGAAGTCTTTTCCGTGGGCGGAAGGTATGATCTGGCGGCCATCATCCGGGTCAAGTCCAATGAGGAACTCTCCGACACGGTCACCGGCAAGCTCCTGTCCATGGACGGCATCATCTCCACCGAAACCCTGATCGCCTTCCGGGTCTACTCCCAGCACGACCTCGAGCGTCTCTTTTCCATCGGCATGGAATAG
- a CDS encoding potassium transporter TrkH — MKIQRIFLSPFALPIIFFALCIMAGASLLVHSVTLDGKELNFLDAVFTATSATCVTGLVVVDTGSFFSRYGQTIILVLMQIGGLGVMTFTSLGFYLLTKRVSLTDRLAVSQSLLHEPTFHLGRFLGQIVLAAFGIEIIGAICLFAIDPQTFHPFSAIFHTVSAFCNAGFSLFPDSLMAWQDNLAVNGIFMALIILGGLGFFVLLDLAGKRWIQLGNNGKNQTRSLTWQSRIVLVTTAWLIVCGALVFFLAEHWTSNANRDVGAQFLTALFQSVTSRTAGFNTVDIGSMTNISLVFLCLLMWIGGSPGSCAGGIKTTTFRAMLSFSWSQIRGRKQTVVSGFALDRGTMQKVLALVIVSSLVLALATLVLVITEGGAVSHLESRGRFLEILFEVISAFGTVGLSTGLTASLSSPGKAVVILLMFVGRLGPILFIALLQDVQKKESFAWPEKTILVG, encoded by the coding sequence GTGAAAATTCAGCGCATTTTTCTGTCCCCCTTTGCGCTCCCAATCATATTCTTCGCCCTGTGCATCATGGCCGGCGCCTCTTTGCTCGTGCATTCGGTCACTCTCGACGGCAAGGAACTGAATTTTCTAGATGCGGTGTTCACGGCGACCTCGGCCACATGCGTCACGGGATTGGTTGTGGTAGACACGGGCAGTTTTTTTTCGCGCTACGGCCAGACAATCATCCTTGTGCTCATGCAGATCGGCGGTCTGGGCGTGATGACCTTCACTTCCCTCGGGTTCTATCTCCTGACCAAACGAGTTTCACTAACCGACCGGCTAGCCGTAAGCCAATCCCTGCTCCACGAACCCACCTTCCATCTTGGCCGTTTTCTGGGACAGATCGTGCTGGCGGCGTTCGGCATCGAAATCATCGGAGCAATATGCCTTTTTGCGATTGATCCTCAAACATTCCATCCCTTTTCAGCCATTTTTCACACCGTTTCCGCTTTTTGCAATGCAGGGTTCTCACTTTTTCCCGACAGCCTCATGGCTTGGCAAGACAACTTGGCCGTGAACGGCATATTCATGGCCCTCATTATTCTGGGTGGATTGGGGTTTTTTGTTCTTCTCGATCTGGCGGGAAAGAGATGGATTCAACTTGGAAACAATGGAAAAAATCAAACCCGATCATTGACTTGGCAGTCCAGAATTGTCCTTGTGACAACGGCTTGGTTGATCGTGTGCGGGGCCCTCGTTTTTTTTCTAGCCGAGCACTGGACCTCAAACGCCAACCGGGACGTGGGCGCTCAGTTTTTGACAGCCCTGTTCCAGTCGGTCACCAGCCGGACGGCGGGCTTCAACACCGTGGACATCGGTTCCATGACGAATATCTCCCTGGTCTTTCTCTGCCTGCTTATGTGGATTGGCGGATCGCCCGGTTCCTGCGCCGGCGGCATCAAAACGACCACCTTCCGGGCCATGCTCTCATTCTCTTGGTCTCAAATTCGAGGCCGGAAACAAACCGTGGTCAGTGGGTTTGCTCTGGACCGGGGGACTATGCAAAAGGTTCTGGCCCTGGTCATCGTCTCTTCCCTGGTTCTTGCGCTGGCCACTCTAGTACTCGTGATTACCGAGGGCGGGGCTGTCTCGCATCTTGAAAGCCGCGGCCGATTTCTGGAGATTCTCTTCGAGGTCATCTCGGCTTTTGGGACGGTAGGGCTGAGTACCGGCTTGACGGCCTCCCTGTCTTCTCCAGGCAAAGCCGTGGTCATTCTGCTCATGTTCGTCGGTCGGCTGGGGCCAATTCTCTTCATCGCCTTGCTTCAGGATGTCCAGAAGAAAGAGTCGTTCGCCTGGCCGGAAAAAACCATTCTCGTCGGTTGA
- a CDS encoding TrkA family potassium uptake protein, with product MKKKEAAIIGLGKFGLTLGQSLVGLGHPVVGVDASKDKVRNAQDILTHVFEADATNPEVIRQLGLAEMPVVIVSVGQSLEKSVLIVLHLKEAGVDQVWVKAISTDHEKVLRKIGADHIIFPERYAAEQLARKLVVPGLIDYLPFGKNVVLQEIEVKKIAGQSLRSLDLTNQFGVQVVAVKTGSDDEFRFIPKADDILKKGDILVVLGKEESVATLNA from the coding sequence GTGAAAAAAAAAGAAGCGGCCATCATCGGCCTGGGAAAATTCGGACTCACCCTTGGGCAATCACTGGTTGGTCTCGGCCATCCGGTCGTTGGCGTTGACGCGTCCAAGGACAAGGTTCGCAACGCCCAGGACATCCTGACCCATGTTTTTGAAGCCGACGCGACCAATCCAGAAGTCATTCGACAACTGGGATTGGCCGAAATGCCTGTCGTGATCGTCAGCGTTGGCCAATCCCTTGAAAAAAGCGTTCTTATCGTCCTGCACCTCAAGGAAGCCGGAGTCGATCAGGTCTGGGTCAAGGCCATCAGCACCGACCACGAAAAGGTACTGCGCAAGATCGGTGCGGATCACATCATTTTTCCAGAACGCTACGCTGCCGAGCAACTGGCCAGAAAGCTGGTCGTGCCAGGCTTGATCGACTATCTGCCTTTCGGCAAAAACGTGGTCCTGCAGGAGATAGAAGTAAAGAAAATCGCCGGGCAAAGCCTGCGGAGCCTGGATTTGACCAACCAGTTCGGTGTGCAGGTCGTGGCTGTCAAAACCGGGTCGGACGACGAATTCCGGTTTATCCCCAAGGCCGACGACATTCTTAAAAAAGGAGACATCCTTGTGGTCTTGGGCAAAGAAGAAAGCGTGGCCACACTTAATGCTTGA
- a CDS encoding glutamate synthase, giving the protein MDPINFNFLCSEPAVPNGRSVGIIGAGPSGLAATGYLSCLGYQVEVYDKLPKPGGLMLFGIPGHRIPKERIDLGVRNLERLAGVIFHTHTKICCSGPLHDEEGDHFCREILGFGDMVKKHDAIMICTGSWRSRKLGIPGENLPGVFSGLEFLFPIRAVQYCAPNVKVPEVAGKAVAVIGAGHSAVDVAHSAVHLGAAKVFHLYRRTAREAPCGAFEIEQLREMGVEWVEKATPVRILGENEVKGLEISVSGLDGIENRTLPVALVVAAIGETATPPFAKELGLENVRKGEVRWLHMTAIENVFVAGDALSGPSKIGKAVYSGLRSARSLANWLDLKAQDRLDAYEDNDLVANEAGFRRGA; this is encoded by the coding sequence ATGGACCCCATCAACTTTAATTTCCTCTGCTCCGAACCGGCCGTCCCCAACGGTCGCAGCGTGGGCATCATCGGGGCAGGGCCGTCGGGCTTGGCCGCCACCGGCTACCTGTCCTGTTTGGGATATCAGGTCGAGGTCTACGACAAGCTGCCCAAGCCCGGGGGCCTCATGCTCTTCGGCATTCCCGGGCACCGCATTCCCAAGGAACGTATCGATCTCGGGGTCCGCAATCTTGAACGCCTAGCCGGGGTCATCTTCCACACCCACACCAAGATCTGCTGCAGCGGCCCCCTTCATGACGAGGAGGGCGACCACTTCTGTCGGGAAATTCTGGGGTTTGGAGACATGGTCAAGAAGCACGACGCCATCATGATCTGCACCGGGTCGTGGCGGTCGAGGAAGCTGGGCATCCCCGGCGAGAACCTGCCTGGGGTCTTTTCGGGCCTGGAGTTTCTCTTCCCCATCCGGGCCGTCCAGTACTGCGCGCCCAACGTCAAGGTTCCCGAGGTTGCAGGCAAGGCCGTGGCCGTCATCGGAGCCGGGCACTCGGCCGTTGACGTGGCCCACAGCGCCGTCCATCTCGGGGCGGCCAAGGTCTTTCACCTCTACCGCCGGACTGCGCGCGAAGCGCCCTGCGGGGCCTTTGAAATCGAACAGCTTAGGGAAATGGGTGTCGAATGGGTCGAAAAGGCCACGCCTGTCCGGATCTTGGGAGAGAACGAGGTCAAAGGCCTGGAAATCTCAGTCTCAGGGCTGGACGGAATCGAAAACAGAACTCTGCCCGTGGCCCTGGTCGTGGCCGCCATCGGCGAGACGGCCACCCCGCCCTTTGCCAAGGAACTCGGGCTGGAAAACGTCCGCAAGGGCGAGGTCCGTTGGCTGCACATGACGGCCATCGAGAACGTCTTTGTCGCCGGCGACGCCCTAAGCGGACCGAGCAAGATCGGCAAGGCCGTGTACAGCGGCCTGCGCTCAGCCAGATCCCTGGCCAACTGGCTGGACTTGAAGGCCCAGGACCGCCTCGACGCCTACGAGGACAATGATCTGGTGGCCAACGAGGCCGGGTTCAGGAGGGGGGCATGA
- a CDS encoding (Fe-S)-binding protein translates to MSGRKTLYIDYSLCIGCETCEFVCRFTNDTSRIHMTRTADGVMVPLYCRHCDNPKCANACPRGALKRDRDGAVILQPMLCRGCQTKNCILACPHAAMFETDRGVMIAKCDLCAQRRQMGMGPACVEMCPCGAVMYVDRDEIPKLETEKSRLALQKVLDHLKLPGKN, encoded by the coding sequence ATGAGCGGACGGAAGACCCTGTATATCGACTACAGCCTGTGCATCGGCTGCGAGACCTGCGAATTCGTCTGTCGCTTTACCAACGACACCTCCCGCATCCACATGACCCGGACGGCCGACGGGGTCATGGTCCCACTCTATTGCCGGCACTGCGACAATCCCAAATGCGCCAATGCCTGCCCCCGCGGGGCACTCAAACGCGATCGGGACGGGGCCGTCATCCTCCAACCCATGCTCTGCCGGGGCTGCCAGACCAAGAACTGCATCCTGGCCTGCCCCCACGCGGCCATGTTTGAAACCGATCGGGGAGTCATGATCGCCAAATGCGACCTTTGCGCCCAGCGCCGCCAGATGGGCATGGGACCGGCCTGCGTGGAGATGTGCCCATGCGGGGCGGTCATGTACGTGGATCGGGATGAAATTCCCAAATTGGAAACGGAGAAATCACGACTGGCACTGCAAAAGGTCCTTGATCACCTGAAGCTGCCGGGAAAAAATTGA
- a CDS encoding TIGR00341 family protein: protein MKYVEIVADPSSSATIVKVAEKAKAQDVRLAAISEDGLRQMRLLVSDDNVQLTLDLLQNILGAQPSARIAVLPVETFLPKPDDEKRKQEDSATAAREALYESVEKSAQLTLDYLVLIVLSTIVAAVGLVESNVAVLIGAMVIAPLLGPNLALSLGTALGDLSLMRQAAKTLAVGIALAVLLSAGMGMIWEEGATSPELLARTEAGLDSVALALASGAAAALSMTTGLSSVLVGVMVAVALLPPAATMGFLLGAGLPEAAIGAGLLLGVNIVSVNLSSKVVFFLKSIRPRTWLEKEKARKAMAIYIIVWIATLLIMISFIYAKKRVMIS from the coding sequence ATGAAGTACGTTGAGATCGTGGCTGACCCAAGCAGTTCGGCCACCATTGTGAAGGTGGCTGAAAAGGCCAAAGCCCAGGACGTCAGACTTGCGGCGATATCCGAGGACGGGCTTCGCCAGATGCGATTGCTGGTGTCGGACGACAACGTCCAATTGACTTTGGATCTTTTGCAGAACATCCTCGGAGCCCAGCCGAGCGCGAGGATCGCGGTCCTCCCCGTGGAAACCTTTTTGCCCAAGCCTGATGACGAAAAACGGAAGCAGGAGGATTCGGCCACGGCGGCCCGGGAAGCCTTGTACGAGAGTGTCGAGAAAAGTGCTCAACTGACGCTGGACTACCTCGTGCTGATCGTTCTCTCGACCATTGTCGCGGCGGTTGGTTTAGTGGAGAGCAACGTGGCCGTGTTGATAGGGGCCATGGTTATCGCGCCTTTGCTCGGCCCGAATCTGGCCCTGAGTCTGGGGACGGCTCTGGGAGACCTTTCCCTTATGCGTCAGGCGGCGAAAACCCTGGCCGTGGGCATTGCCCTGGCCGTGCTTCTGTCCGCAGGCATGGGCATGATCTGGGAAGAGGGCGCGACCAGCCCGGAACTTCTCGCCCGGACCGAGGCGGGTCTCGACTCGGTGGCCTTGGCCCTGGCCTCGGGTGCGGCCGCGGCCCTGTCCATGACCACGGGCCTTTCCAGTGTTCTGGTGGGTGTCATGGTGGCCGTGGCCCTGCTTCCTCCGGCTGCGACCATGGGTTTTCTGCTCGGGGCCGGATTGCCAGAAGCGGCCATTGGCGCGGGGCTCCTCCTTGGCGTCAACATTGTCAGTGTCAATCTTTCCAGCAAGGTGGTCTTCTTTCTCAAATCGATTCGGCCCCGGACTTGGCTGGAAAAGGAAAAGGCCCGCAAGGCCATGGCCATCTACATCATCGTCTGGATTGCAACCCTGCTGATCATGATTTCTTTCATCTATGCCAAGAAGAGGGTCATGATTTCTTGA
- a CDS encoding peroxiredoxin, producing the protein MRPGDEATDFTLEDQNGRHVSLSDFRGSWVVLYFYPKDNTPGCTTEACDFTAAKPAFETLDAVVVGVSRDNAAVHQGFMAKNALDLVLLSDPKAKVHKLYEAWGMKKLYGKQSEGVIRSTFLIDPEGRIADSWANVKVRVSRKDGEVLHSDVVRKRLEELRGGK; encoded by the coding sequence ATGCGACCAGGAGACGAAGCAACGGATTTCACCCTTGAGGATCAGAACGGCAGACATGTTTCGCTTTCGGATTTTCGTGGATCCTGGGTGGTGCTCTATTTCTATCCCAAGGACAACACTCCGGGCTGCACCACCGAGGCCTGTGACTTCACGGCTGCCAAACCGGCCTTTGAGACCCTCGATGCTGTGGTGGTGGGCGTGAGCCGGGACAACGCGGCCGTGCATCAGGGATTCATGGCCAAGAATGCCTTGGATCTGGTCCTCTTGTCCGACCCCAAGGCCAAGGTCCACAAACTTTACGAGGCCTGGGGCATGAAAAAACTCTACGGCAAGCAGAGCGAAGGGGTGATCCGGTCCACCTTTCTCATCGATCCCGAGGGGCGGATCGCCGATTCATGGGCTAACGTGAAGGTCCGGGTCTCGCGCAAGGACGGCGAGGTCCTGCACAGCGACGTGGTTCGGAAGCGCTTGGAGGAGCTTCGGGGCGGAAAATGA